From the genome of Fusarium fujikuroi IMI 58289 draft genome, chromosome FFUJ_chr06:
ATTTTGTTTGGTCTCATCATATAGCAGGACAGATAGAGCTTCACTGGGATGGTACTTACTTCGGAGAGCCATTGCTTCTCAACTTCCTTTAGTCgcacaacagcagcaactctCCTCACGTCGATGTGCATTTCAGCAGACACCGCCTTCAGAGACATGCCCTTCGCTGTCACCTTCTCATAGATGATCTCCCTCGTCGCATCAGAGAGCACAGGCTGACTTCGAAAGAGCGGGTTGAGAGGAAAAGGCTGGTCATTGTGAGGACCGAGGTAATTGGGACCGTTGCCAGGCTCGGCAAGATTTCTGCCATTGCCTGAGTTCAACCACTCGAACATCTGCGCTCGACCCTTGCTCATCTTCTCGCGGCATGGTGTTGTCGAGAAGGTTCGGAGGAACGGTGACGCAGCGGAGGTCCTCGTGGAGAGGGAAATGGTGGCATCGAGGCCAGCCAGCGGCGTCGATGCACCGCGCACTCGAGGAGGCATGGTTACAGCGGATTCAGAATCTCTCTGACTCTCTGCTGCATTACATGCGACCCAGGTCCAATTGATTAGAATTGGTTGGATGTCAGGTCGGAAAAGGCTGCACTTGTTTGGAGGTGTTTAATGCTGTTCCAAGTGTGCAGTAATTTTCATCCCGGGGTCGAATTATTCCGGCCCGACATCAGCAACCTCGCGGTCCACATCAAATGGGGCGGAAGCCCAGTGGGATAATGACAGAAGCTCTCGTCCAAGCCAGGGAAGAGACGCGATGAGAAATAATTACTTGACTGAGGTAATCAATTCTCAACGCTCGACGCAACATGTGGACTGGACCTATCTCATTCATTGAATCGTACTCGAGCTTCAGATTCACCTCGTCAGGaacatcctcaactctgCAGCATTAAATTCTAGCTTGCGTCTTGTCGACATTTATTATTCAAGTCTTGTGGCATTATAAACATTGGTATTCGTATGTATCTGTTACCTGCGCCATCATGCTTTGCGTCCATTATACAACTCCCTTCTTACCAGCTCCCAACAAACATCAAATGCCAAACATTAATCTTATGGCGAAAACTATAGGTAGCGGATAGATCTCTGAGGCAACTCATGTTTGCTGTTGCCTCGGCGGGTGAATAATACCAATGTCTCGTTTTTGGCTTGGCTCGCATTTTGCCAGAATATTTGTTGTTTCCTGGCGAATATTCTACTGTCAAGACCAGCTCGGTTGTGCTAAAGCATGTATCTTCGTATATCCAACTGAACCTATCAACCGGGCTTGGTCATCGAGAGGCGGTTCTTCTTTGATTTAGCTTTGGCTGCTGCGACTGCTGCCTTCTTAGCAGCGGCggtctcctcagcttcttgagaaatcTCCTTCCACTTGCGCCAGCCGTCAAAGTCGATGAGGGCCTGCATGCAACCCCATTCCATTACCTTGCGCTCTAGCCAGACAAAATTGACGGGCTGTATCATGAGTTAGCTATTTATCTCTGCTTGTCAGTGAGATTTGCGTACCTTGGTCAAAAAGTCGTTACAGCCAGCGGCTAGAGCTTCGTGTCGGTCACTCTGTAAGGAGCTAGCAGTCAAAGCAACGATAATCACAGGACTCTTGAACAAGGAAGGATTCTGCAGGCGGTCTTTGTCGTCGAGCTCGTCGGGGTTTTCCGTCGTAACCACACCATCGGgggatgatgaaaagacacCAATCGAGTTGACTCTTTCTAATCTTCGGATTTCACGAGTCGCTTCAAGACCGTTCATGACTGGAAGTTGGATATCCATCAGAACCAAATGAAATCCGCCACTCCTCCACTTCTTTACAGCATCCCGTCCATTCATGGCGGTTGACCATCGCACCTTGAGGCGCTTCACAAAAGCTTCCAAGAGTTTCAAGTTGATAGGGTTATCTTCCACAATCAGGACATTGATAGGAGGCACGCCGCCATTGAGCATGCCCGGCGGTAAACTAGGATGTTCGGCCTTCTTACTCTTCTTGATTTTCGCCGTAGGTCGAGGTGAAATTGGCCTGACTGGAGGTGTCGATACACGTACTGCCGAAGTTTCGGGAGCGGGAGGCGTCGGTagaggaggagcagcaggTGGCATACCAGGTTGATCTGAAGAGTTTGAATGAGTTCGTGAATGCGGTAGCCTCGGGTTGAAGTGCTGCGTACCGTGGTTCGCATGATtcgcggcggcggcggcggccaGTGACACGGCAGAGCCATTAGCAATCAGTGTTGGCGACGATGTATGAGTGCGGCCTAATCTGGGACGATCCGGACGTTCGCGATATGCGCGCGATCTACCAGGCGACGGAATAGGTGGAATATGGCCAGTCCCTAATACTGCGATTGAGTGCGGGGCCTGAGGATTAACATGCGTCGGAACTGCGACTGGAAGATGTGGTGAGCCGACAGCGCCAGGATGGGCGGCGACCGAAGGGAAGTAGCCATCACTTGTTTCCGTAGGCCGGCCATCCTCGCTGTAGTAGATGTTCCCAACATATGCGGGAACGACAGGGCGCGGGGAAGCTTTAGGCGGACGCCTTGGAATGTCAATTACTAGAGCTTCTTCGACGGTTTGTCCACCTGGATAATAAGCATCGAGAGTCCGGCCCATTGGCTCCTCAGGGTTGAGGATACGTTCTGAATGTTGATCGCGAGGAATAATGCGTATGTTAATGTCTGGAGAGTCGAAGCTTCGGCCGAGTGAGTTTGAGTATTTACGTAGAATCATATCGCGGACATCATCGACCAGGTCGTCTTCGTTGACGGTAACGAGGGTCGGCGAGGCATGAGGTCGCTTGACCCATATCTTTCTGGTCACCATATTTCCGTTAATAGGCGCGTATGTGGTGTTCTGGCTGTATCCGGGTTCGTTCAAGGATGGTGAAAGGAGCGTGTTGATCAATGTCGTCTGGCGATTCGATAGCAAGCTTTGTCGTCTGGGCGGCGGGGCTGGTCGTGACGGAGAGCCAGGGGTCCCAGCTTGTGGAAGGCCAGGAGACGGTGCGACAAATGTCGTCGAGGTTGCTGCCGCCAGGGGCGCAAAGACGGCAGACTTTGGGGAGTTGGGAGCTTGGTCAAGACTCAACACGTCGTCGTCATTGTGACCAGCAAGCTCAGAACCAGCGTCCAACTCAAGACTTGCGACCTTTCTTGGGCGCGCAGTAGGTGATGGGGGTTCTGAGTCCTGGGAGTCTTCGTGGATACGGTCGAGATTGGAGCTTGCCTGGCGCAGACGCGATGGTGAAGGCTGTTCCGAAGGATGAAGTGAGGGAGAGAGCAGCGGTGGTTGATTGAAGTGAAGTCTTGGATGAGGTTGTGGTGGGTGCAGATCGCTATGGGGCGGGAGCTGGTCGCTAGAGCTAGTGGCGGTTGTATCAGGCTCTTCATCCAGGTCATCGAGGCTCTGCTGATCTATAGGCGGAGACGGCGGCTGTTTCAGTGGCTCGCTCGTGGTGTCGGGTGCTGTGGAATTGTCGTTAGCGGGTGGGACCGCTGCTTCAGCACCTATTTCCGAGGAACTCTTGGCTGGGGACTCTGAATTTGAatttgagtttgagtttgagcTCGACTTTGCTGCTTCTGAAACCTCCCGAGAACCCTCGAGCTTTgcaacatcatcgccatcttctcgcTGTCGATGCGAACCATCAGGCGTCGCTGTCATGCCACGCCGGCTACTCACGGTGCCCCTCGAATTGCTCACGGCCCGCTGAGATGAATGGTCCCCATCTCCGTCACGAGCTCGAGAACGATCGCGATCCCATAAGTGACGACTCCCGAACGACGACGAGGTGGTGTCGGTAATGCTCCGACTGGAAGATGCCTGTGAACCCGCCGTCGAGTGTCGCCTTTTGGTGAACTTGGCTCGAAGGCGCGAGGCGATATCAGTAGCTCCCATCAGGTCGACATTGGCATCCTCTGGTACCAGGACGCGACTGGGACGTGGAGTCGGAGTTTTGAAGGTGAGGCGATATAACAGGGAGACTAAGACAACGACCCAACAGTTGGCGAAATTCGGTCAAAGAATTAATCTAGACAAAGGAGACGAATAGTGAATGAGTGAATGAGTGAAGGCAGCAAAAAATTGCGAGTGAATGGTCTGTACCGAGCTTCGCAATATTATCGACAGTGGAGGCAAGCCTTCGAAGCTCTCGGAACAGGGTATCAACAAGCGAGGCCGATAAGGATTAAAAGGGGAATAAAAGAACCTGACGATCCCAAGAATGAAGACCAGAGTCAGgtaaaagaagagaaaaggccTGTCATGGATATCACGGgagtaaagaaaaaaaataatcTCCAAGGGGTAGATCCGCCGTTGCAGTGTCGATGGGATCCAGAGCCAAAGCTTCCCCCAGGATatcaagcacaagcacaagcaggcaagcaagcaagcttGGTTGGCTTTTTTAGGCGTGCTTTCGGGCCTCGTTATGATCGTGATTGCGCGCTCGTTTTTTTGGCCAGGGTAATCTTAAGCCAAGCCTGCATTGGCTCGAGCTGTCCAATGCACAGCTCATTGCACCCATTCGAGACGGTTACACCCATTCAAAAGCCACCCGAGCGTCTCCATCGACAGGGGCTATCCAGGTCCATTGGACTTATTTTCCGTTCAGACCATCGCTTCACCTGTCAAATATTGACAGCAGGCTTCTGAAAGTCTTCTTTAAAGATGGGTCCCTGGTCCATTCGACATTGGGGCTTGATTTCTGGACTTTGTTGTCAGTCTAGATCTCTTGTCAAGAGATTCTCGGAGTCAAAAGCTGGCGTCTTGAGATCATTCCATTTCTTGAGGTTATGTCACATCTCACATGTAACAATGAGTTCACATGCTGCAGTGCTGCTCATGCATTGCACCGTTTGTGCCCCGTGGCTTGATACCCCAGACacagcttctccttcaacgaAGCCATTGGGAGCCGGGGCATAACAAACTTTACGCGGCCCTTTTCCATGACCGTGGCAACGCCAGAAAGGTCAAGCTTGGCAGCATATTCCCCCAGTTGGAGTATCTTCTTTTGTTGAAGAATGATACCCAACTCAGAGGTGATTGGAGGCCATTTCATCAGTGATTTTCTTCAACGCGTTAGACTCGAGGAAACGGAACAGTAGAAGAGTGGATAGAAGATATGTGCTTTTGGCAACCAAATACATAAGGTCTTGCTGTTTGTTACACACCAATGTCATATTTTGACATCTAATGGTGGACAATGAGAAGTGGGGACctcaaagctcaagaagctgacaTAATTGGGCGCGCATCAGTTCGCCTCCATCATACACCAGCCTTTCTGTCGATCTCCCATCAGGAACTTGCAATATTTATCTATCACTGCAACAGTATTTAATACGGTATATCACAGATAAATCGCCATGGCTCCTATAAAACCTACAACGTTAGGCGAGCAACCAGAAAAGCCCGTCCCGCGCGTACCAAAATCTCCTTCTCGGACTGCACAGATCCAGGCGCAGAACCGAAGGCGAGAGTACCTCAGTCGACATCCGTCATACTTTGATAACCTGGAGCACGAGCTCGCTGGTAAAGCCGTACTACTCGATCATCCCCAGCTCCCAACCTGACTTTGCCCCTAGATCCCGTGCTGTACGAGCGGCTAGTCAAGAGGTTCCAGTCTGCCTCGGAGCGTGAAGCTGAGGGCAAAGCCAAAGGCTATGGCAGAACCCTCGAGGCTGACTTGCAACGTGGAGAGCTTAAGCTCTCGCGCCTGAAAGATGGTGACATTGAGAACTCGGGTGGTGATCTTGAGCATCCATGGGAAAAACCAGCAGCAGACAAAGCCCATGGGCTTCTCCTGTGGCATGCATTCCTAGAAGAGCGCTTCGTCCATGGTCTAgacgatgactttgactACAAGCCCGTCGACGCAGATGAGGATCTCGATACCATGATCAGACGAGACGCTCAAGATGCCTGgttcgatgatgaggaacCAAGTTGGAtagatgaggatgaatcCTCAGCACAGCTGCCAACAAGACAGGGCGAGACTGGAGTCCAAGACTTCTAGGCCCGCAATATCTCTCTCATCCGACCCCATCTCAAACCTGATGATCTCCAAAGACCCGACCCAGGACCACAGACCACAAAAACCCTCTCTATTTTAGCCAACGAATTACACGTCGATAATGACGGTCCCATGAATTACCGCACCACATTGCCACTTACCCTGAAGGCTCAAGCTAACTGAATTATGCATATTGAAAACATGCCGGCATTTTGTAGCTATTTTGCCTAAATTCCGCTGTCAGTGTCCAACAGGCAAATGCGGTATATCAGAAAACATATGATGAAACAACCACAAAAACTCTCACGATGTTTTTGGGTAAAATAACCCAGGAACAAAATACGCCACAACTAAATGGGCAGAATCTATTACCGGCGGCTAATTCAAGCCGTCGCACCGTTTCATCGACTTATCCTTCTCCAACTGAGAGCATTCGCACCATGCCGAggtgcttggcttggctctCTAACTTGATCATCTGGTGTGGAACTCAACCCGGGTAATTGCGTGGCCTGACTGGATAAATGAATCAACTGAGATGAGCCTCAAGTCGTATTTACAAGTCAACGCGGGGTCAATTATCCATATCATATTGCAATTCTCATTCAAATATTAAACGGCAGTCTTCTCTCAGCCACTGCAAGTCATCACCtccaaccaaccaacaacaCTACATCCATAAAAGTCATAAATCATGGCgcctctcatcaccaacgtcTACAGTGCCGACCCTTCGGCGCATGTTTTCAATGGCAAGATCTACGTCTATCCTTCTCACGACCGTGAGACCGATATCAAGTTCAACGACAATGGCGATCAGTATGACATGGCTGATTACCATGTCTTCAGCACTGAGAGCCTCGACCCACCAGCTGAGGTCGTTGACCACGGTGTTGTTCTCAAGACAGAAGACATCCCCTGGGTTTCCAAGCAACTCTGGGCTCCCGATGCCGCTGAAAAGAACGGAAAATTCTACCTATACTTCCCCGCCAGAGATAAGCAGGGAATCTTCCGCATCGGTGTTGCCGTCGGTGATAAGCCTGAGGGACCTTTCACTCCCGACCCAGAGCCCATCAAGGGAAGCTACAGTATTGACCCTGCAAGCTTCGTAGACGAGGATGGACAAGCGTACCTGTACTTCGGAGGTCTTTGGGGTGGACAGTTGCAATGCTACCAAAAGGGTAACGATATCTTTGACCCCGAATGGCAGGGCCCTAAGGAGGTCAGCGGCGAGGGTGTTCCCGCCCAAGGACCAAGAGTAGCCAAGCTCACTGAGGACATGCACCAATTCGCCGATGAAGTCAAGGAGATCCAGATCCTTGATCCTGAGACTGGCAAGCCTATTCTGGGGGATGACCATGACCGACGTTTCTTTGAGGCTGCGTGGATGCACAAGAGGAATGGAAAGTACTACTTCTCGTACTCAACAGGCGACACACACTTCCTGTGCTTCGCTACTGGAGACAGCCCATACGGACCTTTCACGTACGGTGGACGTATCTTGGAGCCTGTGCTGGGATGGACAACACATCACTCTATTGTTGAGTTCAAGGGCAAGACATATCTCTTCTACCACGACTGCGAGTTAAGCAAGGGTGTGGATCACTTGAGAtctgtcaaggccaaggagatcttctatgacgatgatggtaaGATCATTACCACTACAGCTGATTAGATATTTACGGCGTTGCACATATGagataaaaagaaacaatTGATGTAAATAGACCACATATATCCAAGTCATTCCGTCGTGAAACACTCCATATTGTTGTACACCTACATCACAAAACCTCCGAATCATTCCGTATCGTAACTGATCAGCATAAAGACCCACTTACACTTACACGACTCCAACACGAAGCTTGTTCAATGCTTCCTCATATCTAGCTGGGTTATGATCAATCAGCATACTCGTTCCGAATCTCAGCTCTTTAAAGcgctcctcaacatccttgaCATATTTCATCACAATTCTCTGGGCGGGCTTTCCAATGTGATCTTCTTCGGGTAGTAAGAATGCATCTCGCCTCAAAACCCGTTGTGTCTCGATGGTAAAAACCTCTCCAGGTGGCACAAGCTTACGGTTCGTCATACCAGCCCTGAGGCCCTGCAACACTGAATGACCCCATTTGGAGGAGTCTCCAGATGGGACAGAGGGCAAACCTCCGTACCACTTGTCTGCTACGCCTGTCTGGAAGGCCTGCCATATGCGTTGACGTATCTCCGCCTTGGCTTGTTGTTGGTCATTCTTGAATGCGAGTGCAACTGCCTGGAAGTCGTGCAAAACTCCCAGTGACAAATATGGAACGATGTCGTTTCCATGAACAACGGTCGTAATGAGACCACGCGTTCTCTTGCGCAGAGATGCTGACATAGTGCTGGGAGGCCCATAGGCATACACGTGTATAGGACGTCGTGGTGGTAACGTAGAGTGAACAGGTAGGAGCCCATCGGATAGTTCATCACCGACAGTCCTTTCTGGTCCCTCGATCGCAGTTACAAAGCCAGTGCCTGTTGGGTTTGGTTCGGAAAGCATCACTCCAAGCAATGCCGTCACTGCGCCGCCGAGGGAATGGCCACAGAGAACAAGGCCATAATCTGGGAATTCAAGCAACGCTTCTCGGAGAGTAAACAGCACGCGGCGATCGCCACCGTATagaagacgacgagctgACGCATGAACACCTTTATGCACCTTGTGGCCTCGACCACGCCAAGTCAAAACATCATAATCACATGTCATATCTGCCAGAACATCCTCAAAGCCTAATGTACCTCGACAAGCAAGCACGACTGCTTTAGCATCATGGTCTAGGGAGATGTAGTGCACCAAAGGAACGCCAGTACCGGTCGAGCCACTGGAGTCCGTCCCTCCTTGTGGATCAACAATAGAGGCAAGAAGAACACTGTGGGTGTCTGATTCAGTATGATGGACAAAGTGTCTGACATCTGTATGGGTGCTATCCCAAGCCCTCAACAGGGGCATGTCTTTCGAGATGCCCATGAACTTGAGAAATGCAGAGCCGTACGATGCAGACGAGAACCTCATATACCTCGTGATGTTTCGAAGTACATGTGCTTGAGGAAATATTCCATTCACCGTACCATCACGTCGAAGTTCCCCAAGTGCATCTGACGCTGTGTAGGCACTCTTTTGATGGTAGTATGAAAGGACCAGTGATGATTGTGAATCATTGGATGCCATGCTCCAAAGACTTGG
Proteins encoded in this window:
- a CDS encoding related to response regulator Mcs4, translating into MGATDIASRLRAKFTKRRHSTAGSQASSSRSITDTTSSSFGSRHLWDRDRSRARDGDGDHSSQRAVSNSRGTVSSRRGMTATPDGSHRQREDGDDVAKLEGSREVSEAAKSSSNSNSNSNSESPAKSSSEIGAEAAVPPANDNSTAPDTTSEPLKQPPSPPIDQQSLDDLDEEPDTTATSSSDQLPPHSDLHPPQPHPRLHFNQPPLLSPSLHPSEQPSPSRLRQASSNLDRIHEDSQDSEPPSPTARPRKVASLELDAGSELAGHNDDDVLSLDQAPNSPKSAVFAPLAAATSTTFVAPSPGLPQAGTPGSPSRPAPPPRRQSLLSNRQTTLINTLLSPSLNEPGYSQNTTYAPINGNMVTRKIWVKRPHASPTLVTVNEDDLVDDVRDMILRKYSNSLGRSFDSPDINIRIIPRDQHSERILNPEEPMGRTLDAYYPGGQTVEEALVIDIPRRPPKASPRPVVPAYVGNIYYSEDGRPTETSDGYFPSVAAHPGAVGSPHLPVAVPTHVNPQAPHSIAVLGTGHIPPIPSPGRSRAYRERPDRPRLGRTHTSSPTLIANGSAVSLAAAAAANHANHGTQHFNPRLPHSRTHSNSSDQPGMPPAAPPLPTPPAPETSAVRVSTPPVRPISPRPTAKIKKSKKAEHPSLPPGMLNGGVPPINVLIVEDNPINLKLLEAFVKRLKVRWSTAMNGRDAVKKWRSGGFHLVLMDIQLPVMNGLEATREIRRLERVNSIGVFSSSPDGVVTTENPDELDDKDRLQNPSLFKSPVIIVALTASSLQSDRHEALAAGCNDFLTKPVNFVWLERKVMEWGCMQALIDFDGWRKWKEISQEAEETAAAKKAAVAAAKAKSKKNRLSMTKPG
- a CDS encoding probable alpha-N-arabinofuranosidase / alpha-L-arabinofuranosidase → MAPLITNVYSADPSAHVFNGKIYVYPSHDRETDIKFNDNGDQYDMADYHVFSTESLDPPAEVVDHGVVLKTEDIPWVSKQLWAPDAAEKNGKFYLYFPARDKQGIFRIGVAVGDKPEGPFTPDPEPIKGSYSIDPASFVDEDGQAYLYFGGLWGGQLQCYQKGNDIFDPEWQGPKEVSGEGVPAQGPRVAKLTEDMHQFADEVKEIQILDPETGKPILGDDHDRRFFEAAWMHKRNGKYYFSYSTGDTHFLCFATGDSPYGPFTYGGRILEPVLGWTTHHSIVEFKGKTYLFYHDCELSKGVDHLRSVKAKEIFYDDDGKIITTTAD